A region from the Thermomicrobiales bacterium genome encodes:
- a CDS encoding ABC transporter substrate-binding protein: MTEKSLLRSALDRRTLLKGAGTAGIAAAALPTLETGAAPAPGSARSLARKQGDPTTLVVAAAGSPSDIDPHSSYDYQSVMAILGAYEGLIGLKGDSTTELEGIIAESWESNEDMSVWTFKIRPGVTFQNGDPVDAEAVRLNYERFLTLGLGPVGVLTRFVSDPAKITAPDASTVVFDLGVPQPIFPLAIASTYGPLIVNAKLLKEHEEDGDWGHVWAQTNAEGTGSGPYRITNFEPGQILEMERFEDYWRGWDGNHFEKVIVRVVSETETRRQLLEQGDADIVDALSVEAYDALLENPDITILSQFVTRNQYFAMAVAGPLETPEARQAMNFAWPWVEVLEGVYGGRSRQPRGPVPPEIRGHDPETFQYTTDLEQAKALLATAGVEEGAKLSLVMQTGLDQPKAAAELFQQNLAELGIELSIEVIDLSSYTSLVYGEAGPEERPNFMWWGWWPDYNDAWNHLYPQVSCDAQGSAGSNMGFYCNDRVQELLDTARNAPDDATYMSAMSEMQEILSKDDPPSVYYVESPWVVYFRNDVEGIFINPVNIGTYNYWAMSRTAAE; this comes from the coding sequence GTGACCGAGAAGTCGCTTCTTCGATCCGCTCTGGATCGCCGAACCTTGCTCAAGGGAGCCGGGACTGCGGGAATCGCCGCGGCGGCATTGCCGACCCTGGAGACCGGCGCGGCGCCAGCTCCGGGATCGGCCAGATCTCTTGCCCGGAAGCAAGGCGACCCCACGACTCTGGTGGTCGCGGCCGCCGGATCGCCGTCCGACATCGATCCGCATTCATCCTATGACTATCAGTCCGTCATGGCCATCCTGGGAGCCTATGAAGGACTGATCGGTCTCAAGGGCGATAGCACGACCGAGCTCGAAGGCATCATTGCCGAGTCCTGGGAATCGAACGAGGACATGAGCGTCTGGACGTTCAAGATTCGCCCAGGCGTCACCTTTCAGAACGGTGACCCCGTCGACGCCGAGGCGGTGCGCCTCAACTACGAACGGTTCTTGACACTCGGGTTGGGACCGGTCGGCGTACTGACCCGGTTTGTCTCCGATCCGGCGAAGATCACGGCGCCCGACGCATCGACGGTTGTGTTCGATCTCGGTGTGCCGCAGCCGATCTTTCCGCTGGCCATCGCCTCGACCTATGGCCCGCTCATCGTCAACGCGAAACTGCTCAAAGAGCATGAGGAGGATGGGGACTGGGGTCATGTCTGGGCGCAGACGAATGCCGAGGGCACCGGCAGCGGACCCTACCGCATCACCAACTTCGAACCCGGCCAGATCCTGGAAATGGAACGGTTCGAAGATTACTGGCGCGGATGGGATGGCAATCACTTCGAGAAAGTCATCGTGCGCGTGGTCAGCGAAACGGAAACCCGCCGCCAGCTCCTGGAGCAGGGCGACGCGGACATCGTCGACGCGCTGAGCGTCGAAGCGTACGATGCCCTGCTGGAGAATCCGGACATCACCATCCTCTCCCAGTTCGTCACCCGCAATCAGTACTTCGCCATGGCCGTCGCGGGACCGCTGGAGACGCCGGAAGCGCGTCAGGCTATGAACTTCGCCTGGCCGTGGGTGGAGGTGCTGGAGGGCGTCTACGGTGGCCGCAGCCGCCAGCCGCGAGGCCCGGTACCGCCGGAAATCCGCGGACATGACCCGGAGACATTCCAGTACACCACCGATCTCGAGCAAGCGAAGGCGCTGCTGGCAACAGCAGGTGTAGAGGAAGGCGCCAAGCTCTCGCTCGTGATGCAAACCGGGCTCGACCAGCCGAAAGCAGCTGCCGAACTCTTCCAGCAGAATCTGGCGGAACTGGGCATCGAGTTGTCGATCGAGGTGATCGATCTCTCATCCTACACGTCACTGGTGTATGGCGAAGCCGGACCGGAGGAGCGGCCCAACTTCATGTGGTGGGGCTGGTGGCCCGACTATAACGACGCATGGAACCACCTCTATCCGCAGGTGTCCTGCGATGCGCAGGGATCGGCGGGTTCGAACATGGGCTTCTATTGCAACGATCGGGTCCAGGAACTCCTCGACACCGCTCGGAATGCGCCTGACGATGCCACCTACATGTCCGCCATGTCCGAGATGCAGGAGATACTGTCGAAAGACGATCCGCCATCGGTCTATTACGTCGAGTCGCCCTGGGTGGTCTACTTCCGCAACGATGTCGAAGGGATCTTCATCAATCCCGTCAACATCGGCACCTACAACTACTGGGCCATGAGCCGCACCGCCGCCGAATAG
- a CDS encoding alanine racemase translates to MLTTLIGLPIEELDTPAVLIDLDALESNIATMAADVKSRGAGWRPHSKSHKCPAIAHLQVEAGAIGVACTKLGEAEVMAANGIRDILVPNQIVGPIKARRVAALATQADICVSVDAIENVRELDEAAQRLGTRPRAVIEVDTGMQRAGVQPGGEARKLAEQMAACESLRFAGVMTWEGHCWAIQDPDERLAEINRAVGSLVETAEQIRADGIPVDIVSAGGTATYLTTSGIAGVTEIQAGGGIFGDIEYLQQGANVQPAVALMAQVTSRPTKDRVITDAGRKTIDPGNRQPEPRGLSLNGPIAFSAEHGILQLAKPSAEPRVAERVFFNVGYSDQLNHLHENFYGVRNGVVETIWPILGRGKIQ, encoded by the coding sequence ATGCTGACGACCCTGATTGGCCTGCCGATCGAAGAGCTCGACACCCCGGCGGTGTTGATCGATCTCGATGCGCTCGAATCCAATATCGCCACCATGGCAGCCGATGTGAAGTCGCGCGGGGCCGGGTGGCGGCCGCATTCGAAGTCGCACAAATGCCCGGCGATCGCGCATCTGCAGGTGGAGGCGGGAGCCATCGGCGTTGCCTGCACCAAGCTCGGCGAGGCCGAGGTCATGGCGGCAAACGGCATCCGCGACATTCTCGTGCCCAACCAGATCGTGGGGCCGATCAAGGCGCGCCGGGTGGCCGCCCTGGCTACGCAGGCCGATATCTGCGTGTCAGTCGATGCCATCGAGAACGTGCGCGAGCTCGACGAAGCTGCGCAACGGTTGGGAACCCGTCCCCGCGCGGTGATCGAAGTGGATACCGGCATGCAGCGGGCCGGTGTGCAGCCAGGTGGCGAAGCGCGCAAGCTGGCCGAGCAGATGGCCGCGTGCGAGAGCTTGCGTTTCGCCGGCGTGATGACGTGGGAAGGGCATTGCTGGGCAATCCAGGATCCGGACGAACGGCTCGCCGAAATCAACCGCGCGGTTGGGTCATTGGTCGAGACGGCGGAACAGATTCGCGCTGACGGAATCCCCGTCGACATCGTTTCCGCAGGCGGAACGGCGACCTATCTGACCACCTCGGGTATTGCTGGCGTGACCGAAATCCAGGCAGGCGGCGGCATTTTCGGCGACATCGAGTACCTGCAGCAGGGCGCGAATGTGCAGCCCGCCGTCGCGCTCATGGCGCAAGTGACCAGCCGCCCGACGAAGGATCGCGTCATTACCGACGCCGGCCGGAAGACGATCGATCCCGGCAATCGCCAGCCTGAGCCGCGTGGCCTTTCCCTGAACGGCCCGATCGCCTTTTCCGCCGAGCATGGCATATTGCAATTGGCGAAACCGTCTGCCGAACCGCGCGTGGCCGAGCGGGTCTTCTTCAACGTCGGCTATTCCGACCAGCTCAACCATTTGCACGAGAACTTCTACGGTGTGCGCAATGGGGTCGTCGAGACGATCTGGCCGATTCTGGGCCGCGGGAAGATTCAGTAG
- a CDS encoding glycerol-3-phosphate dehydrogenase/oxidase: MKRMLPDDLDSRRFDLAIIGGGINGAAIARDAALRGLSVILLEKDDFASGTTSWSTRLIHGGLRYLEHFEFELVHESLVERGRLLENAPHLVAPLPLVLPVFRGGKHAPSKLRVGMYVYDFFSRGDAMPKHKWFSRKETGARWPELTMEGLLGSFRYFDAQATFPERMVIEQIASAVSFGAVALNYARVTAIDADGAVVTGVTFLDELGGTTHRVRARTVVNVAGPWVDSVLSSLHPEPKREIGGTKGSHIFLDATSAEPHDAIYAEAESDGRPFFIIPWNGMTMIGTTDLPYSGDLDDVAATEDEISYLLQETRRLLPAFDTARERVRFTYSGVRPLPYVDASSPGGITRRHFLIDHSPSRQELYSVIGGKLTTHRSLAEEVVDKIAHELGNRQPCRTRNLPFPNSPGDGIEPLREELMSAFGLSGPAATRLSSVYGARSSEIAELAASDPALAAPLAEGSLAIGAEIVWAFENEMAVGLSDAVVRRAVAAWDADLGRSVAEGAARIGQSQFGWTKDRAADELAEFDSYLTRFTV; this comes from the coding sequence ATGAAACGAATGCTGCCCGACGACCTGGACTCCCGCCGATTCGACCTCGCCATCATCGGCGGCGGCATCAATGGCGCGGCCATCGCGCGTGACGCCGCGCTGCGTGGCTTGTCGGTCATCCTGCTGGAGAAAGACGACTTCGCGTCTGGCACCACCAGTTGGTCGACGCGGCTCATTCATGGCGGCCTGCGCTACCTGGAACACTTCGAGTTCGAGTTGGTGCACGAGTCGCTGGTCGAACGGGGGCGCTTGCTGGAAAACGCGCCCCATTTGGTTGCTCCCCTCCCGCTGGTGCTCCCGGTGTTTCGTGGCGGCAAGCACGCGCCGTCCAAGTTGCGGGTCGGGATGTACGTCTATGACTTCTTTTCCCGCGGCGATGCAATGCCCAAGCACAAGTGGTTCTCTCGCAAGGAAACCGGAGCACGTTGGCCAGAACTGACTATGGAAGGGCTCCTGGGGTCGTTTCGCTACTTCGATGCCCAGGCGACGTTTCCAGAACGGATGGTGATCGAGCAGATCGCTTCGGCGGTGTCGTTCGGCGCAGTGGCGTTGAACTACGCGCGGGTCACCGCGATCGACGCCGATGGCGCGGTCGTCACCGGTGTGACCTTTCTCGATGAGCTCGGAGGAACGACGCACCGGGTTCGCGCGCGGACGGTGGTCAATGTTGCTGGTCCGTGGGTCGATTCCGTGCTCTCCTCACTCCATCCGGAGCCGAAACGCGAGATCGGCGGCACGAAGGGATCGCACATCTTTCTTGACGCCACGAGCGCGGAACCGCATGACGCGATCTATGCCGAAGCCGAATCGGACGGGCGCCCCTTTTTCATCATTCCCTGGAACGGGATGACGATGATCGGCACGACCGATCTTCCCTATTCCGGCGACCTGGACGATGTCGCGGCGACCGAGGACGAGATCTCGTACCTGTTGCAGGAAACCAGGCGCCTGCTTCCTGCTTTCGACACCGCGCGCGAGCGCGTCCGCTTCACCTATTCCGGTGTCCGCCCGTTGCCCTATGTCGATGCCTCGTCCCCCGGCGGTATCACCCGGCGGCATTTCCTGATCGATCACTCGCCATCGCGGCAAGAGCTCTACTCCGTGATTGGCGGCAAGCTGACCACGCATCGCAGTTTGGCCGAAGAGGTCGTCGACAAGATCGCTCACGAGCTCGGCAACCGGCAGCCCTGCCGCACGCGCAACCTTCCATTCCCGAATTCACCAGGTGACGGGATCGAACCGCTGCGGGAAGAACTGATGAGTGCGTTCGGCCTGAGCGGTCCGGCCGCCACGCGGTTGAGCTCGGTCTATGGCGCCAGGTCTTCGGAGATCGCGGAACTGGCCGCGTCCGATCCGGCGCTCGCCGCGCCGTTGGCGGAAGGATCGCTGGCAATTGGAGCCGAGATCGTCTGGGCGTTCGAGAACGAGATGGCGGTCGGCTTGAGCGACGCCGTCGTCCGCCGCGCGGTCGCCGCCTGGGACGCAGATCTCGGCCGCTCCGTTGCCGAAGGCGCCGCTCGCATCGGGCAATCCCAATTCGGCTGGACGAAAGACCGCGCCGCGGATGAACTGGCTGAGTTCGACAGCTACCTCACGCGCTTCACGGTGTAG
- a CDS encoding SDR family oxidoreductase — protein MHAGLTGRTAVVTGAANGIGRAVVEHLLAEGANVVALDIEQESLANMVAELGDPAALRVSPGSVRVRSDVRAAIAAALDSFGALDVMVANAGIAVGQSFLDIDDETWTRIIETNLNGAFYSVQEAARVMVPAGAGSIVVTSSTNAFYVESTLAHYNASKGGIDALIRSAALELAPMGIRVNGVAPSMVRTRAAFVTTEGSGSSTYLERVPMGRFATPEEVAEAVGFLASDRASFITGQVLVLDGGTTLGIVLPESKV, from the coding sequence GTGCATGCAGGATTGACGGGACGGACCGCGGTGGTGACCGGCGCGGCGAATGGAATCGGCCGCGCGGTGGTCGAGCACCTGCTGGCGGAAGGCGCCAATGTGGTCGCGCTCGACATCGAACAAGAGTCGCTCGCCAACATGGTGGCTGAGCTGGGCGATCCCGCCGCGCTTCGCGTGTCACCGGGAAGCGTTCGTGTGCGATCCGACGTGCGCGCCGCGATTGCGGCCGCGCTCGATTCGTTCGGCGCGCTCGATGTGATGGTCGCCAATGCGGGAATCGCCGTTGGCCAGAGCTTTCTCGATATCGACGACGAGACCTGGACCCGCATCATCGAAACCAACCTGAATGGCGCGTTCTACAGTGTGCAAGAGGCCGCGCGGGTGATGGTTCCCGCTGGCGCGGGGTCGATCGTGGTCACCTCCTCGACCAACGCCTTCTATGTGGAATCGACACTGGCCCATTACAACGCGTCGAAAGGCGGCATCGACGCGCTGATCCGCTCGGCGGCGCTCGAACTGGCGCCGATGGGTATACGAGTCAATGGTGTCGCGCCGAGCATGGTGCGCACCCGCGCTGCCTTCGTCACCACCGAAGGGTCCGGATCGAGCACCTATCTCGAACGGGTTCCCATGGGCCGGTTCGCGACGCCGGAAGAGGTCGCCGAGGCCGTTGGTTTTCTTGCCTCCGACCGTGCGTCGTTCATCACCGGCCAGGTGCTGGTGCTCGATGGCGGGACGACGCTCGGCATCGTACTCCCCGAGTCCAAGGTGTAA